In a genomic window of Punica granatum isolate Tunisia-2019 chromosome 6, ASM765513v2, whole genome shotgun sequence:
- the LOC116211723 gene encoding caffeoylshikimate esterase-like, with product MDSSLTRALRPPEPALLRRGSTFLVGDARSPLLRRLSLRPTPHPPACATRLVVSASKKKPPIEGVSDELNAIASLNLDHAPARRRVRDAFKQVQLQLDHCLFKLAPAGIRTQEWYDWSSKGLEIFCRSWLPEPNVQIKGAMCFCHGYGDTCTFFFEGIARHIAASGYAVYAIDHPGFGLSEGLHGYIPNFDDLVDNVIEQYRNIKERPEVRGLPHFILGQSMGGAIAIKVQLKDPNGWDGVILVAPMCKITEDVKPPEPVVKVLTLMSKAFPKAKLFPALDLAELAFRDQRKRKLAVYNVICYEDRTRLKTAAELLRATDEIELQVEKVSSPLLILHGAADKVTDPSISHFLYEKASSKDKTIKLYEEGYHCILEGEPDERIFAVLNDIVSWMDSRSGLKANNPRSMETELIQAVNLQSPRRD from the exons ATGGACTCCTCGCTGACTCGGGCGCTCCGGCCGCCGGAGCCGGCTCTCCTCCGCCGGGGAAGCACCTTCCTAGTCGGAGATGCTCGGAGCCCTCTCCTCCGCCGGCTAAGTCTGAGGCCGACGCCTCATCCCCCCGCCTGCGCCACCAGGCTAGTCGTCTCTGCCTCCAAGAAGAAACCGCCGATCGAAGGCGTCAGCGACGAGCTGAATGCCATCGCCTCGCTGAACCTGGACCACGCTCCGGCGCGCCGGAGGGTCCGCGACGCCTTCAAGCAGGTCCAGCTGCAGCTCGATCACTGCCTGTTTAAG CTCGCTCCTGCTGGGATCAGAACTCAGGAG TGGTATGATTGGAGCTCGAAGGGCCTTGAGATCTTCTGTAGGAGCTGGTTGCCTGAGCCGAATGTTCAAATCAAAGGTGCTATGTGCTTTTGCCATGGCTATGGTGATACTTGCACATTCTTCTTTGAAG GTATTGCCCGGCATATTGCTGCATCTGGCTATGCAGTTTATGCAATAGATCACCCAGGTTTTGGTCTTTCAGAGGGATTGCATGGTTACATTCCAAATTTTGATGATCTAGTCGACAATGTGATTGAGCAGTACAGAAATATCAAAG AAAGACCAGAAGTGAGAGGGTTGCCTCACTTTATATTGGGGCAGTCCATGGGTGGAGCTATCGCTATCAAGGTTCAGCTAAAGGACCCTAATGGATGGGATGGAGTCATCCTTGTGGCCCCAATGTGTAAA ATTACAGAGGACGTGAAACCACCAGAACCAGTGGTCAAAGTTTTGACTCTCATGTCCAAAGCTTTTCCGAAAGCCAAGCTCTTCCCGGCCTTAGATCTGGCTGAGCTGGCCTTCAGGGACCAGAGGAAACGGAAATTG GCTGTGTACAACGTGATCTGTTACGAGGACCGAACGCGACTCAAAACTGCTGCTGAGCTTCTCAGGGCCACTGATGAAATTGAGTTGCAAGTAGAGAAG GTTTCATCTCCATTGCTTATTCTTCACGGGGCAGCAGATAAGGTGACGGATCCTTCGATAAGTCATTTCCTTTATGAGAAGGCATCTAGCAAGGACAAGACAATTAAGCTTTACGAAGAAGGGTATCACTGCATTCTCGAAGGCGAGCCTGATGAAAGGATTTTTGCAGTCCTTAATGATATCGTTTCCTGGATGGATTCTCGGTCTGGCCTCAAAGCTAATAATCCTCGATCGATGGAAACTGAGCTAATCCAGGCTGTAAATCTCCAGTCACCGAGGAGAGATTAG
- the LOC116211698 gene encoding IST1 homolog isoform X1 translates to MSLLNQLFNRGVFGAKCKTSLTLAISRIKLLQNKRDLQLKLMRKEIAQFLQAGQEAIARIRVEHVIREQNLTAAYAILELFCEFIHARIPIIESQRECPAELREAIASIIFAAPRCSDVPDLLLIKNLFMTKYGKEFVLAAAELRPDSGVNRELIEKLSISAPSADVRLRVLKDIAREYNLDWDSSKTEAELSKKHEDLLGGSKQMHDRAPPGSPQKRVSFESSSSNGTHSALTVDSNQNIPPKTISKVPNEIKSSSRNDDVIVSKSKSKTERRPESSEILERARAAIASAERASAAARAAAELAKIQYGPRKFEGKS, encoded by the exons ATGTCGCTCTTGAACCAGCTCTTCAACAGAGGCGTTTTCGGAGCAAAATG CAAAACAAGCTTGACCTTGGCAATCTCGCGCATCAAGCTGCTGCAGAACAAGCGGGATTTACAGCTCAAACTCATGCGCAAGGAGATAGCCCAATTTTTGCAGGCAGGACAAGAAGCTATAGCTCGGATCAGG GTGGAGCATGTGATCCGAGAACAAAATCTGACAGCTGCTTATGCTATATTGGAGCTATTCTGCGAGTTTATTCATGCCAGAATCCCCATTATTGAGAGTCAAAG GGAGTGTCCAGCTGAGTTGCGTGAAGCTATTGCAAGCATAATTTTTGCTGCTCCAAGGTGTTCAGATGTGCCTGATTTGCTTCTGATTAAAAATTTGTTCATGACAAAGTACGGAAAGGAGTTTGTCTTGGCAGCAGCAGAGCTCCGTCCAGATTCAGGCGTTAATCGTGAA TTAATTGAAAAGCTATCAATTAGTGCTCCTTCAGCTGATGTTAGGCTCAGAGTCTTGAAGGACATTGCCCGTGAATATAACTTGGACTGGGATTCTTCAAAGACAGAAGCAGAGTTGAGCAAAAAGCATGAAGATCTCTTG GGCGGGTCAAAGCAAATGCACGACAGGGCCCCGCCAGGATCTCCGCAAAAACGAGTCTCCTTTGAGTCATCATCTTCAAATGGGACACATTCCGCATTGACTGTAGATAGCAATCAAAATATCCCTCCCAAGACGATTTCCAAGGTTCCAAACGAAATTAAATCCTCATCAAGGAACGACGATGTGATAGTCAGCAAGTCCAAGTCTAAAACTGAGAGGAGACCAGAGTCTTCAGAAATCTTGGAAAGGGCCCGAGCAGCCATTGCTTCTGCTGAGCGAGCATCTGCTGCTGCTCGGGCCGCTGCTGAGCTGGCAAAGATCCAGTATGGTCCCCGTAAGTTTGAAGGGAAGTCGTAG
- the LOC116211698 gene encoding IST1 homolog isoform X2 — MLLQNKRDLQLKLMRKEIAQFLQAGQEAIARIRVEHVIREQNLTAAYAILELFCEFIHARIPIIESQRECPAELREAIASIIFAAPRCSDVPDLLLIKNLFMTKYGKEFVLAAAELRPDSGVNRELIEKLSISAPSADVRLRVLKDIAREYNLDWDSSKTEAELSKKHEDLLGGSKQMHDRAPPGSPQKRVSFESSSSNGTHSALTVDSNQNIPPKTISKVPNEIKSSSRNDDVIVSKSKSKTERRPESSEILERARAAIASAERASAAARAAAELAKIQYGPRKFEGKS; from the exons ATG CTGCTGCAGAACAAGCGGGATTTACAGCTCAAACTCATGCGCAAGGAGATAGCCCAATTTTTGCAGGCAGGACAAGAAGCTATAGCTCGGATCAGG GTGGAGCATGTGATCCGAGAACAAAATCTGACAGCTGCTTATGCTATATTGGAGCTATTCTGCGAGTTTATTCATGCCAGAATCCCCATTATTGAGAGTCAAAG GGAGTGTCCAGCTGAGTTGCGTGAAGCTATTGCAAGCATAATTTTTGCTGCTCCAAGGTGTTCAGATGTGCCTGATTTGCTTCTGATTAAAAATTTGTTCATGACAAAGTACGGAAAGGAGTTTGTCTTGGCAGCAGCAGAGCTCCGTCCAGATTCAGGCGTTAATCGTGAA TTAATTGAAAAGCTATCAATTAGTGCTCCTTCAGCTGATGTTAGGCTCAGAGTCTTGAAGGACATTGCCCGTGAATATAACTTGGACTGGGATTCTTCAAAGACAGAAGCAGAGTTGAGCAAAAAGCATGAAGATCTCTTG GGCGGGTCAAAGCAAATGCACGACAGGGCCCCGCCAGGATCTCCGCAAAAACGAGTCTCCTTTGAGTCATCATCTTCAAATGGGACACATTCCGCATTGACTGTAGATAGCAATCAAAATATCCCTCCCAAGACGATTTCCAAGGTTCCAAACGAAATTAAATCCTCATCAAGGAACGACGATGTGATAGTCAGCAAGTCCAAGTCTAAAACTGAGAGGAGACCAGAGTCTTCAGAAATCTTGGAAAGGGCCCGAGCAGCCATTGCTTCTGCTGAGCGAGCATCTGCTGCTGCTCGGGCCGCTGCTGAGCTGGCAAAGATCCAGTATGGTCCCCGTAAGTTTGAAGGGAAGTCGTAG
- the LOC116212237 gene encoding zinc finger protein STAMENLESS 1-like — MRAENNPLDLNNLPEDFSRDGNKPVFEAGSSSSAGCNSRKKKNSGKDDCEKVYECRFCSLKFCKSQALGGHMNRHRQERETEAMNRARQMVFGTDNIAVPRHLSCQSLAGGYPPLPNIGDPSLPFRSVYQPPRLYSSASSPSAPTLQQSPHLPPQQPPPSQSAYLYPSPSRLVSYPSQYHSPIPPHSMNDYCVGHVLSSGANGTYNYGSTGGGPDSNYTCIGAPVQDPPLSMNRFQDHGF, encoded by the exons AT gagagCCGAAAACAACCCGCTTGACCTCAACAACTTGCCCGAAGACTTCTCCCGAGACGGCAATAAACCCGTCTTCGAAGCTGGCAGCTCCTCTTCGGCTG GGTGCAACAGTcggaagaagaaaaacagcGGGAAGGACGACTGCGAGAAGGTCTACGAGTGTAGGTTCTGCTCCCTCAAGTTCTGCAAATCTCAAGCTCTCGGGGGCCACATGAATCGTCACCGCCAAG AGAGGGAGACAGAGGCAATGAACCGGGCCCGTCAGATGGTCTTTGGTACCGATAACATAGCCGTCCCTCGCCACCTTAG CTGCCAATCCCTAGCAGGAGGCTACCCCCCTCTTCCCAATATCGGAGACCCGTCCCTCCCATTCCGATCAGTCTACCAACCTCCTCGGCTCTATTCCAGCGCTTCCTCACCCTCAGCGCCCACCCTGCAGCAATCTCCACATCTGCCTCCACAACAGCCACCGCCATCACAGTCGGCTTACCTCTACCCATCGCCCTCCCGCCTAGTCTCCTACCCATCACAGTACCACTCCCCTATCCCTCCACACTCCATGAACGACTACTGCGTGGGCCATGTCCTGAGCAGCGGCGCCAATGGTACCTATAACTACGGGTCGACTGGAGGTGGTCCCGACTCGAACTACACATGCATTGGTGCTCCGGTCCAGGATCCGCCGCTATCGATGAATCGGTTTCAAGATCATGGCTTCTAA